CCCTTCCTCGGCAAGTCCTTCGCCACGTCGGTCTCGGCGTGGGTGACTCCGCTGGAGGCCCTGGAGGCGGCCCGGGTGGCGCTGCCCGCGCGGGACCTCCCCGTCCTCCCGTACCTCGACGACTCCGACGAGGAGGAGGACGGCGGCTTCGACCTCCGGATCTCCGTCTCCATCAACGGGCAGGTCGTCTCCGAGCCGCCCTTCTCCACCATGTACTGGTCGGCGGCGCAGATGCTGACGCACATGACGGTCAACGGGGCGTCGCTGCGGACCGGTGACCTGTACGGGTCGGGAACGGTCAGCGGGCCGGAGGCCGCCCAGCGGGGCTCCCTCCTCGAACTCACCTGGAACGGCACCGAGCCCATCGAACTGCCCTCCGGCAAGCGGACGTTCCTGGAGGACGGCGACGAGGTCACGCTGACGGCGTGGGCACCGGGTCCCGACGGGACGAAGGTCGGTCTCGGCGAGGTCTCCGGACGGATCGTGGGACGGGGCTGAACCTCTCCGGCCGGGGAACCCTCACCTTCCCGAGGGCTCCCCGCCGTGGGAGGCCGATGCCGTGATGGCACCCCCTCCGCACCTCTGCCTGGCGGAGGAGCTGCTCCTCCTCGGACTCAACTCGCGAGGCTCGGGGTTGGGACGTGCGGGTGCGTTGGGGCTGGTCGCGCAGTTCCCCGCGCCCTGAATGCCCTCTCGCTCCGGGGCCACCCCAAGGGCCCGCGGCCCCCCGCCCCATGGCGCCCTCAGTCCTCCGGCGGCGGCTCCATTCCCCACTCCGGTTCCGGCTCCGCCGCCCAGTCCCACTCGGGCTCCGGAGACCGGGCCACCGCCGGAGCCGGATCCGGAGCCTTGGCCGGAACCGGAGCCGGGGCCGAAGCCTTGGCCGGGACCGTGGTCGAAGCCGGGGCCGAAGCCGGGACAGGAGCCGGAGCGCTCCCGAGCTCCGCCAGAACCTCCAACACGCCCTCCCCGAACGTCGTCAGCTTCTTCTCCCCGACCCCGCCGATCTCCCCCAGCTCCGCCAACGACCCCGGCCTCCGCACCGCGATCTCCTGCAACGTCGCGTTGTTGAAGACCACGTACGGCGGCATCCCCAGCTCCTTCGCCTGCGCCGTCCGCCAGGACCTCAGCGCCTCGAACACCGCAGCCGCCCCCTCCGGCAGATCCGCCACCGCAGCCGCCGCCTTGGCCTTGCGCTCCCCCCGCTCGGCCCGCGCCACCGCCACCTTCTTCGGCTCCTTGCGCAGCCGCACCTCACGCTCGCCGCCCAGCACCGCCCCGCTCGCGTCCGTCAGGACCAGCGTCCCGTACTCGCCCTCGACCGCCAGCAGCCCCTGCGCCAGCAACTGCCGTACCACGCCCCGCCATTCGGCCTCCACCAGCTCCTGGCCGATCCCGAACACCGACAGCTGGTCGTGGTCGAACTGAATGATCTTCGCCGTCTTCTTGCCGAGCAGGATGTCGACGATCTGCCCCGCCCCGAACTTCTGCTTCCGCTCCCGCTTCAGCCGCCACACCGTGGACAGCACCTTCTGCGCGGGCACCGTCCCGTCCAAAGTCTCCGGCGGGGTCAGGCACGTGTCGCAGTTGCCGCACTTCTCCGGCGCGCCCTCCTGCCCGAAGTACGCGAGGAGCTGGCTCCGCCTGCACTCCGCCGTCTCGCAGAGCGCCAGCATGGCGTCCAGGTGGGAGGCGGCCCGACGGCGGAAAGCCTCGTCCCCCTCACTGCCCTGGATCATCTTCCGCTGCTGGACGACATCCTGGAGGCCGTACGCCATCCAGGCCGTCGAAGGGGCCCCGTCACGCCCGGCGCGACCCGTCTCCTGGTAGTAGCCCTCGACCGACTTCGGCAGGTCCAGGTGTGCGACGAAACGTACGTCCGGCTTGTCGATGCCCATGCCGAACGCGATCGTCGCGACCACGACCAGGCCCTCCTCCCGCAGGAAGCGGGCCTGATTGCGGGCGCGGGTCCCCCCGTCGAGCCCCGCGTGGTACGGCACGGCCTCGATGCCCTGCTTGCACAGGAACTCCGCCGTCGCGTCCACCGACTTCCGCGACAGGCAGTAGACGATGCCCGCGTCCCCCGCGTGCTCCTCGCGGAGGAAGGCGAGGAGCTGCTTCTTCGGGTCGACCTTCGGGACGATCCGGTACTGGATGTTCGGCCGGTCGAAGCTCGCCACGAAGTGCTTCGCGTTCGGCATGCCGAGGCGGGCGGTGATCTCCTGGTGCGTCGCCGCCGTGGCCGTCGCCGTCAGGGCGATGCGCGGTACGTCCGGCCAGCGCTCGCCCAGTACGGACAGGGCCAGGTAGTCGGGGCGGAAGTCGTGTCCCCAGGAAGCGACGCAGTGCGCCTCGTCGATCGCGAAGACCGAGATCTTGCCGCGCGAGAGCAGGGACAGCGTCGAGTCCAGGCGCAGCCGCTCCGGGGCCAGGTAGATCATGTCCAGCTCACCCGCCAGGAACTCCGCTTCGACCGTGCGCCGCTCGTCGAAGTCCTGGGTCGAGTTCATGAACCCGGCCTTCACGCCGAGCGCCCGCAGCGCGTCGACCTGGTCCTGCATGAGGGCGATGAGAGGGGAGATCACCACGCCCGTGCCCGGCCTGACCAGGGACGGGATCTGGTAGCAGAGGGACTTTCCGCCGCCGGTGGGCATGAGGACGACCGCGTCGCCGCCGCTCACCACCTGCTCGATGATCTCCGCCTGCTCGCCTCGGAACGCGTCGTATCCGAAGATCCGGTGCAGCGTGCGCAGTGCATCACTCTCCGCGACCCCTGCTGTCTGCGTCCCGTCCACTTCCACCATCCCGCTCGCCCCACTCATCACGTTCATCGCGCCGTTCCCCCGATTCCGTTTCGCCACCTCCCACCACGGTAGGTGCACGCACTGACAACCGGGGCCAAAAGCCGCTGCCCGGCACCCCGCGAAGGGGCACCGGGCAGCGGTCACACACCGTAAGACCGTACGGGCGGCTACCTGACGAAGATTCCCGCCTGGCCCGCGAGGTCGAGGAAGTACTGCGGGGCCACGCCCAGCACCAGCGTCACCGCCACGCCCACCCCGATCGCGGTCGTCGTCAGTACCGACGGCACGGCGACCGTCGGGCCGTCCGCCTTCGGCTCGCTGAAGAACATCAGGACGATGACCCGGATGTAGAAGAAGGCGGCGACCGCCGAGGACAGCACGCCGACCACGACCAGGACACCCGCCCCGCCCTCCGCCGCCGCCTTGAAGACCGCGAACTTGCCCGAGAACCCGGAGGTCAGCGGGATGCCCGCGAAGGCGAGGAGGAAGACCGCGAAGACCGCCGCCACCAGGGGGGAGCGTCGGCCGAGGCCCACCCACTTCGACAGGTGCGTCGCCTCGCCGCCCGCGTCGCGCACCAGCGTGACCACGGCGAACGCGCCGATCGTCACGAAGGAGTAGGCGAGCAGGTAGAAGAGGACGGACGAGATGCCGTCGGGGGTGGCCGCGATGACACCGGCCAGGATGAAGCCGCCGTGCGCGATCGAGGAGTAGGCGAGGAGCCGCT
This is a stretch of genomic DNA from Streptomyces sp. NBC_00237. It encodes these proteins:
- the recQ gene encoding DNA helicase RecQ codes for the protein MSGASGMVEVDGTQTAGVAESDALRTLHRIFGYDAFRGEQAEIIEQVVSGGDAVVLMPTGGGKSLCYQIPSLVRPGTGVVISPLIALMQDQVDALRALGVKAGFMNSTQDFDERRTVEAEFLAGELDMIYLAPERLRLDSTLSLLSRGKISVFAIDEAHCVASWGHDFRPDYLALSVLGERWPDVPRIALTATATAATHQEITARLGMPNAKHFVASFDRPNIQYRIVPKVDPKKQLLAFLREEHAGDAGIVYCLSRKSVDATAEFLCKQGIEAVPYHAGLDGGTRARNQARFLREEGLVVVATIAFGMGIDKPDVRFVAHLDLPKSVEGYYQETGRAGRDGAPSTAWMAYGLQDVVQQRKMIQGSEGDEAFRRRAASHLDAMLALCETAECRRSQLLAYFGQEGAPEKCGNCDTCLTPPETLDGTVPAQKVLSTVWRLKRERKQKFGAGQIVDILLGKKTAKIIQFDHDQLSVFGIGQELVEAEWRGVVRQLLAQGLLAVEGEYGTLVLTDASGAVLGGEREVRLRKEPKKVAVARAERGERKAKAAAAVADLPEGAAAVFEALRSWRTAQAKELGMPPYVVFNNATLQEIAVRRPGSLAELGEIGGVGEKKLTTFGEGVLEVLAELGSAPAPVPASAPASTTVPAKASAPAPVPAKAPDPAPAVARSPEPEWDWAAEPEPEWGMEPPPED